One genomic segment of Paenibacillus xylanexedens includes these proteins:
- a CDS encoding amidase domain-containing protein, whose translation MPKGDIGLEREWKSALYTYVNQYNRCEIDYRPQTSERIVTDPDFVVERGERMARLDEWYRKRRAVPLRSETSAKLVRTLMDGQEEAVVDVQLYSRLFYEKSGITHREDRIERERLTFLRQSGGWIIGRVEREVPERRPAGEGRPFQQADFVQAMNRPLLNREVLGQGRSSRQQSYRRDLAVAYADRWWNAGNPAFEEFDVDCTNYVSQCLFAGGAPIHYTGRREAGWWYKGYVNGSEMWSYSWAVSNSLERYLSGSSWGLTATEVERPEQLMLGDVILYDWDGDGRFQHSTVVTAFDAGGMPLVNAHTVSSRHRFWDYRDSYAWTERTVYRLFHIADEF comes from the coding sequence ATGCCAAAGGGGGACATAGGCTTGGAACGGGAATGGAAGAGTGCCTTATATACTTACGTGAACCAGTACAATCGCTGTGAGATCGACTACCGTCCACAGACCAGCGAACGGATCGTTACTGATCCTGACTTCGTGGTGGAACGGGGAGAGCGTATGGCAAGGCTGGACGAATGGTATCGTAAGCGGCGCGCCGTGCCTCTTCGCAGCGAGACCAGCGCCAAGCTTGTGCGCACGCTTATGGATGGCCAGGAAGAAGCGGTGGTGGATGTACAATTGTACAGCAGACTGTTCTACGAGAAGAGCGGGATCACCCACCGGGAGGACCGGATTGAGCGGGAGCGGTTAACCTTTCTGCGGCAGAGTGGTGGATGGATTATTGGACGGGTCGAGCGAGAAGTGCCGGAGCGTCGCCCTGCTGGGGAAGGGCGTCCGTTTCAACAAGCTGATTTTGTACAGGCGATGAATCGGCCGCTGCTGAATCGGGAAGTGTTGGGTCAAGGAAGAAGCTCACGGCAACAGTCATATCGCAGAGATCTGGCGGTTGCCTATGCAGATCGATGGTGGAATGCGGGGAATCCGGCATTTGAGGAATTTGATGTGGATTGTACCAATTACGTGTCCCAATGTCTCTTTGCAGGGGGCGCACCCATCCACTATACTGGTAGAAGAGAAGCCGGCTGGTGGTATAAAGGATATGTGAACGGCTCCGAAATGTGGAGTTACAGTTGGGCAGTTTCCAACAGTCTGGAGCGTTATTTGTCAGGCAGCAGCTGGGGTCTGACCGCGACAGAAGTGGAGCGTCCTGAGCAGCTGATGCTCGGCGATGTTATTCTCTACGATTGGGATGGAGATGGACGATTTCAGCACAGCACCGTTGTGACCGCGTTTGATGCAGGCGGTATGCCGCTTGTTAACGCACATACGGTTAGCAGCCGTCACCGCTTTTGGGATTACCGGGATTCTTACGCTTGGACGGAGCGGACGGTATACCGGCTTTTTCATATTGCAGATGAGTTTTGA
- a CDS encoding D-alanine--D-alanine ligase encodes MSMDKLKVGVVYGGKSGEHEVSLQTAFAVTNAFDYEKYELVPFYISKQGTWKKGPVMHAPFAQIEDLKLEQSAGGTQDALNALFGRLYGGAEALDVMFPLLHGTFGEDGTIQGMFEMADMPYVGAGVLASAGGMDKVVMKKLFAQAGIDQCAFTYFNATQWKQTEHEMIVQVEDQLGYPCFIKPANLGSSVGISKARNRDELKTAVEFALRYDTKVVIEEFVEAREVEVSVLGNDEPMASVPGEIVSSGEYYDYAAKYIDGQSQMLIPAPLDPEAADRIREAALQAFRAIEGNGISRADFFIRKNDGALLINEVNTMPGFTPYSMYPLLWRETGVSYAELLDRMIELALERYNRKQALNYENGVQA; translated from the coding sequence ATGAGTATGGATAAATTAAAAGTAGGCGTCGTGTACGGCGGAAAATCGGGCGAGCATGAGGTGTCGCTGCAAACGGCGTTTGCTGTAACAAACGCATTTGATTATGAAAAGTATGAACTGGTTCCTTTTTATATCTCCAAGCAGGGGACGTGGAAAAAAGGACCTGTCATGCATGCGCCGTTCGCGCAGATTGAAGATCTGAAGCTGGAGCAATCGGCGGGTGGAACACAGGATGCGCTGAACGCCCTGTTTGGCCGTTTGTATGGCGGAGCAGAAGCGCTTGACGTGATGTTCCCTCTGCTGCATGGTACGTTTGGAGAGGATGGCACCATTCAGGGCATGTTCGAGATGGCGGATATGCCATATGTAGGTGCAGGTGTACTGGCTTCGGCTGGCGGCATGGACAAAGTGGTCATGAAAAAGCTGTTTGCACAGGCTGGCATCGACCAATGTGCCTTTACGTATTTTAATGCTACACAATGGAAGCAGACAGAGCACGAAATGATCGTACAGGTCGAAGATCAGCTGGGGTATCCTTGTTTTATCAAACCGGCGAATCTGGGCTCCAGTGTGGGCATCTCCAAAGCGCGTAACCGCGATGAGCTGAAGACAGCTGTTGAGTTCGCACTTCGGTATGATACGAAGGTTGTCATTGAGGAGTTCGTTGAAGCCCGCGAAGTTGAAGTCAGTGTCCTCGGTAATGACGAGCCCATGGCTTCCGTTCCAGGTGAGATCGTATCCTCCGGTGAGTATTATGACTATGCAGCCAAGTATATTGATGGTCAATCACAGATGCTGATTCCAGCTCCACTGGACCCAGAGGCCGCAGATCGCATTCGCGAGGCGGCTTTGCAGGCGTTCCGTGCGATTGAAGGTAACGGTATTTCACGTGCGGACTTCTTCATTCGGAAAAATGACGGCGCTTTGCTTATTAATGAAGTCAACACCATGCCTGGTTTCACACCATACAGCATGTATCCACTTCTTTGGCGTGAGACAGGTGTATCGTATGCCGAACTGCTGGATCGCATGATTGAACTGGCACTGGAGCGTTACAACCGCAAGCAGGCACTGAATTACGAGAACGGCGTACAGGCGTAG
- the uvsE gene encoding UV DNA damage repair endonuclease UvsE yields the protein MLVRFGYVAMSVLIENASPSRTMTMSSFNKIDDREAAIRKLERIAAENLHNTLRLLRHNKGSHIHVYRFSSKLIPLATHEDLNDWDPFPALKQDFAAIGDFVKENHMRVSFHPDHFTVLSTPREQVLHNSIRDLRHHVRMLDAMGLNATAKNNIHIGGAYGDKPSAALRFEENFLKLDRDIQERLTLENDDKTFNAPETLAVCQRLGLPMVLDIHHHWVNNEGEQAWDLWPDILKTWQSPLAQADSPADQPLPPKIHVSSPKSEKDLRGHADGVEVEPVLDFLRHIAADTPRLDVMIEAKRKDEALVQLMQKLAFYHEEGVEWVDESTVIIHP from the coding sequence ATGCTCGTACGCTTTGGTTACGTGGCAATGTCCGTGCTTATAGAGAACGCCTCGCCTTCCCGGACCATGACCATGTCGAGTTTTAACAAAATCGATGACAGGGAAGCGGCGATCCGCAAGCTCGAACGGATTGCAGCCGAGAACCTGCACAATACATTACGTTTGCTCAGGCACAACAAGGGTAGCCATATTCATGTATATCGCTTCTCTTCCAAATTGATTCCACTGGCAACACACGAAGACCTGAATGACTGGGACCCGTTCCCGGCACTGAAGCAGGACTTTGCGGCCATTGGTGATTTTGTGAAGGAAAATCATATGCGTGTGTCCTTTCATCCGGATCATTTTACCGTACTTAGTACCCCCCGCGAGCAAGTTCTGCACAACTCAATTCGCGACCTTCGTCATCATGTTCGGATGCTGGATGCCATGGGTCTGAATGCCACTGCCAAGAACAATATACATATTGGTGGTGCATACGGGGACAAGCCTTCGGCGGCGCTTCGTTTTGAAGAAAACTTTTTGAAGCTGGATCGGGACATTCAGGAGCGGCTCACACTCGAAAATGATGACAAAACGTTCAATGCGCCTGAGACACTTGCCGTGTGCCAGCGCTTGGGATTGCCCATGGTACTGGATATCCATCACCATTGGGTGAACAACGAAGGAGAACAGGCATGGGATCTGTGGCCTGATATTCTAAAGACCTGGCAGTCGCCGCTTGCCCAGGCGGATTCACCGGCTGATCAGCCATTGCCACCCAAAATCCATGTCTCCAGTCCAAAGAGTGAGAAGGATCTGCGAGGTCATGCCGATGGTGTGGAGGTAGAGCCTGTGCTCGATTTCTTGCGTCATATCGCAGCAGACACCCCAAGGCTTGACGTGATGATTGAAGCCAAACGCAAGGATGAGGCACTTGTGCAACTGATGCAGAAGCTGGCATTCTATCACGAAGAGGGTGTGGAGTGGGTGGACGAGTCTACCGTCATCATTCATCCGTAG
- a CDS encoding inositol monophosphatase family protein, whose protein sequence is MNEKEKTPYVVTSKSYTAVAINAASKAGEWIKSRLGTVAELGTKYSPQDLVTEVDKGAEQMIRRLILTHFPHHAILGEEGVEPGPEASAKALKEAEEEEFLWIVDPVDGTTNFVHGFPFYSVSIALAHNGEVIVGVIYDPSRDEMFVAEKGKGAYVHGNRMLVSGEQKLAQSLIAVGFPADTTFALPLNMAAVQALAPQVRNLRAGGSAALHLAYVAAGRLSAYTEVGLKPWDIAAGALLVEESGGKVTDTIGTPYQLSVNHVVASNGKIHDALMDVLKEAKATGLE, encoded by the coding sequence TTGAATGAGAAGGAAAAGACACCTTATGTCGTGACAAGCAAAAGCTATACTGCCGTTGCCATTAATGCAGCTTCCAAAGCTGGCGAATGGATCAAAAGCCGTCTTGGGACGGTAGCTGAACTTGGCACCAAATATTCACCCCAAGATCTGGTGACCGAAGTGGATAAAGGAGCGGAGCAGATGATCCGCCGCCTGATTCTTACGCATTTTCCCCACCATGCCATTCTGGGTGAAGAAGGCGTCGAACCGGGACCTGAAGCTTCGGCAAAAGCACTGAAAGAAGCAGAGGAAGAAGAGTTCCTGTGGATTGTTGATCCTGTGGATGGAACGACAAACTTTGTACACGGATTCCCGTTTTATTCGGTGTCCATCGCATTGGCTCACAATGGTGAAGTCATTGTTGGCGTGATCTACGACCCTTCCCGTGATGAAATGTTTGTTGCGGAAAAAGGGAAAGGAGCATATGTTCACGGAAACCGGATGCTTGTATCTGGTGAACAAAAACTGGCTCAGAGCCTGATTGCGGTTGGATTCCCCGCAGACACGACCTTTGCGTTGCCACTGAATATGGCTGCTGTGCAGGCGCTTGCTCCGCAAGTTCGTAACTTACGTGCAGGAGGATCTGCCGCTCTTCATCTGGCATATGTTGCTGCAGGACGTCTCAGCGCCTACACCGAAGTTGGATTGAAACCGTGGGATATTGCCGCAGGTGCACTGTTGGTTGAAGAATCAGGCGGCAAGGTGACGGATACCATCGGAACGCCTTACCAACTGTCTGTGAACCATGTCGTTGCCAGCAATGGCAAAATCCATGATGCACTGATGGATGTGTTGAAGGAAGCGAAGGCTACCGGCTTGGAATGA
- a CDS encoding stalk domain-containing protein: MKRKRIWENTAAGLTVSMLAGMLLFTSSALPAHAADTKTGVLPAGTNETSLTAKKDAVAVTKEFRIVTLGDSITVGYEPNTKELPYGYVERLQEQGLLHGRTQVDNYGIAGLKTSGLKNFTTAIKDGKTLTSEAIQPSLPDPRAGQIGANTAAIRESVKQANLIAITIGGNDVSELLGTADKLSDQELQTKVKELLATYTANVSATINDIHQINPTATIVIADQYQPMPEVAGKALYAKLMEASQGFTQTIDGIAAQFTAQGTDVKVAHVAKEFVGGEGTMTHMIKDRDFHPNQFGYAAIAEVFAKTIWGDYTKLTAPATGEPMNIIVSGKTLNTPYKPIIRNGKNFVAIQDIVNAVGATTVWDNKASTATITYGDRKVAVKIGANAVKVNGASVTVDTPAFLNKVGKESKTYVPLAMVAEGLGFDVQYVAKLKTVFVNP; encoded by the coding sequence ATGAAGCGTAAACGTATATGGGAAAATACAGCTGCCGGTTTAACGGTAAGCATGTTGGCAGGAATGCTGCTCTTCACATCATCTGCATTGCCTGCACACGCGGCTGACACCAAAACCGGTGTATTGCCAGCGGGTACAAACGAGACTTCGCTGACAGCGAAGAAAGATGCAGTAGCCGTAACTAAAGAGTTCCGCATCGTCACATTGGGAGATTCCATAACGGTAGGTTATGAGCCCAACACAAAAGAATTGCCTTATGGTTATGTAGAACGTCTCCAGGAGCAAGGTTTGCTGCATGGACGTACACAGGTGGACAACTACGGGATCGCCGGATTGAAAACCAGTGGCCTGAAAAACTTTACTACTGCAATTAAGGATGGCAAAACGCTGACTTCTGAAGCCATTCAACCAAGTCTTCCTGATCCAAGAGCGGGACAGATCGGAGCCAATACTGCTGCAATCCGTGAGAGTGTAAAACAGGCCAATCTGATTGCAATTACCATTGGGGGTAATGATGTATCTGAGCTTCTCGGTACAGCAGACAAACTGAGTGATCAGGAACTGCAAACCAAGGTAAAAGAATTACTCGCAACATATACAGCCAATGTAAGTGCAACGATTAATGATATCCATCAAATTAATCCGACAGCTACAATTGTCATCGCTGACCAGTATCAACCGATGCCAGAAGTAGCAGGCAAGGCACTCTATGCCAAACTGATGGAGGCATCCCAAGGTTTCACACAGACCATTGATGGCATTGCAGCACAATTTACTGCTCAGGGTACCGATGTCAAAGTCGCACACGTGGCCAAGGAGTTTGTTGGTGGTGAAGGCACGATGACACATATGATCAAAGATCGTGATTTCCACCCGAACCAATTTGGATATGCGGCCATTGCCGAAGTATTTGCCAAAACGATCTGGGGCGACTACACCAAGCTGACTGCACCTGCGACAGGTGAGCCGATGAACATTATTGTGAGTGGCAAAACATTAAATACTCCGTACAAACCGATTATCCGTAACGGCAAAAACTTTGTGGCGATTCAAGACATCGTAAACGCTGTCGGGGCTACTACGGTGTGGGATAACAAAGCTTCAACCGCAACCATTACATATGGAGACCGGAAAGTTGCTGTGAAGATTGGTGCCAATGCTGTGAAGGTAAATGGAGCATCGGTCACTGTGGATACACCTGCATTCCTGAATAAGGTAGGCAAAGAGTCCAAAACATATGTACCCCTTGCCATGGTGGCTGAAGGTCTTGGCTTTGATGTGCAATATGTAGCGAAGCTGAAAACTGTTTTTGTGAATCCGTAA
- a CDS encoding sensor histidine kinase, whose product MNKIKNAFTTLPIHHKTILLIGLLMLISFTFYASVLRYVFSIYDRQIYEKSSQVLNMSSVGIENQLREVSNLSFKVMSDEPLQQYLLQLEKAETGYERNGLRKKITNRLVAYAGSEKYVYSMLFIDNDNNVMAAGNREGISESKQRELVSLGDQYTGSNVWHTSGDKQARLLSVRQVKSFTGGAFTLDKLGTLIIRVRLDRIVQDQMQEPAEDSQLLISDGKQVIYPTESSVSEAEIESELKRTQPYGIAMFEQGRHFVARANSSYTDWTYLYTTPFDQMFKKIQFVKQLVTVIFIMIFLAALIIGAKFSRSITHPIAQLIKKMRNIEKGDLDKLEEAALGNVPMSPQNEVGLLHRTFKMMLQRIRELIDENYAKQLVIRETELKALQAQINPHFLYNTLESINWMAKVQKQRQISEMVEALGFLLRSSVNMTEKWITLERELDIVRSYVTIQRTRFEERLDFDMEIAPEVGSARIPKLTLQPLVENAIHYALEPSIDPCRIRIRARAEGEQVIIEVEDDGPGMTPEFLEQLQEGRIQTRGQGIGLSNIQERIRLTFGEEGRMVMSSKPGSGTVVSISIPWIREDDDDVQSDARR is encoded by the coding sequence ATGAATAAAATTAAGAACGCTTTCACAACACTGCCGATTCATCACAAAACGATTCTTCTCATCGGACTTTTGATGTTAATCAGCTTTACGTTTTATGCATCCGTACTCCGATATGTGTTCAGTATCTATGACCGTCAGATCTATGAGAAATCCTCGCAGGTCCTCAATATGTCTTCAGTAGGCATTGAGAATCAACTACGTGAAGTTTCTAATCTCTCCTTCAAGGTGATGTCAGACGAGCCGCTTCAACAATATTTGCTTCAACTTGAAAAGGCCGAGACGGGATATGAGAGAAATGGTCTGCGCAAGAAAATTACCAACCGATTGGTTGCTTATGCGGGTTCTGAGAAATACGTCTATTCCATGCTATTTATCGATAATGATAATAACGTCATGGCTGCAGGGAACCGGGAAGGGATTTCGGAGTCGAAGCAAAGGGAATTGGTATCGCTGGGGGATCAATATACAGGCTCCAATGTCTGGCACACAAGCGGGGATAAACAAGCCAGGCTTTTATCTGTACGACAGGTGAAATCTTTTACTGGGGGCGCATTTACACTGGATAAGCTCGGGACTCTAATTATCCGAGTGCGTCTGGACCGAATCGTACAGGATCAGATGCAGGAACCCGCAGAGGACTCACAGTTATTGATTTCGGATGGAAAACAAGTAATCTATCCAACCGAATCTTCGGTAAGTGAAGCTGAGATTGAATCGGAACTGAAGCGTACCCAACCCTATGGAATTGCCATGTTTGAGCAGGGGAGACACTTTGTAGCCCGTGCCAATTCTTCCTACACAGACTGGACGTACCTGTACACCACTCCTTTTGACCAGATGTTTAAAAAGATTCAGTTTGTTAAACAGTTGGTCACGGTTATTTTTATCATGATTTTTCTGGCGGCACTCATAATTGGAGCAAAGTTCTCCCGCAGTATTACCCATCCGATTGCGCAGCTGATCAAAAAGATGCGTAATATCGAAAAAGGTGATCTGGATAAATTGGAGGAAGCTGCCTTAGGTAACGTTCCGATGTCTCCACAGAATGAGGTTGGGCTGCTGCATCGCACATTCAAGATGATGCTTCAACGGATACGTGAATTAATTGATGAGAATTATGCGAAGCAACTGGTGATTCGTGAGACTGAGTTGAAAGCGCTTCAAGCACAGATTAATCCTCATTTCCTATACAACACGCTTGAATCCATTAACTGGATGGCCAAAGTACAGAAGCAACGTCAGATCTCGGAAATGGTTGAGGCGCTTGGATTCCTGCTGCGCAGCTCTGTGAATATGACGGAGAAGTGGATCACGCTGGAAAGAGAGCTGGACATTGTCCGCAGCTACGTTACAATTCAGCGCACCCGTTTTGAAGAGAGACTGGATTTTGATATGGAGATTGCACCTGAGGTGGGATCAGCACGAATTCCCAAGTTAACATTGCAACCGCTGGTAGAGAACGCCATACATTATGCACTCGAACCAAGCATTGATCCTTGCCGAATTCGAATAAGGGCGAGAGCAGAGGGAGAACAAGTCATTATTGAAGTCGAGGACGATGGTCCAGGGATGACACCGGAATTCCTCGAACAATTACAAGAAGGACGCATACAGACAAGAGGACAGGGCATTGGGTTATCTAACATCCAGGAACGAATCAGACTGACCTTTGGCGAAGAAGGCAGAATGGTGATGAGCAGCAAGCCCGGATCAGGAACTGTAGTATCGATCAGCATACCTTGGATTAGAGAGGACGATGACGATGTACAAAGTGATGCTCGTAGATGA
- a CDS encoding response regulator, translating to MYKVMLVDDERVILEGISQVVDWAAAGTELVGTARNGIEALDKIGQSKPDIIITDISMPGLDGLGLIEKASEAYPGVRFIMLSGYKEFEYARRAMQYGVKHYLLKPCNENQIHDALTELLQEHQDAQVKEHVAGEMKQRLQRVLPHVKEQFLLEFMTNRTYGPVDLEYYQELFDLELEDTEVRLLLFRIADEHDYSHLFAIKNIASDLLPHVLLSTTIEGKLLILLADSVDPAGLNENIEEVRAAFTRLYKLEVTAALSEADRMIQSRRLFREALQYLNHRFFIGEGKLITKNDLVLAGECDGLHVEQDAEQLCQLIKSGNSEETAAVVDRLFDLLSGQQLEIEVTRSYVVQLYSAMIHVCPPEEATEFTQRMAELPHMDTLSALKSFVASSAARLTSGYYKNHISRQSSAVEKMMDIVDRHYGEADLSLNGVAHQMLYMNPDYLGKIFKKVTGENFSNYVNRLRIERACDHIRRGGDVKVFELAELFGFGGNSQYFSQVFKKWTGMTPTEFRRIGI from the coding sequence ATGTACAAAGTGATGCTCGTAGATGATGAACGTGTCATTCTGGAGGGAATATCCCAAGTGGTCGATTGGGCCGCAGCAGGTACGGAATTAGTGGGTACGGCGCGGAATGGGATTGAAGCGCTGGACAAAATCGGGCAGTCGAAACCCGATATTATCATTACGGATATTTCCATGCCGGGTCTGGATGGTCTGGGACTCATAGAGAAAGCATCCGAAGCATACCCAGGAGTACGGTTCATTATGTTATCTGGCTATAAAGAGTTCGAATACGCCCGTAGAGCGATGCAGTATGGTGTGAAGCATTATTTGCTCAAGCCTTGCAACGAGAATCAGATCCATGATGCGTTAACTGAACTGTTGCAGGAACATCAGGATGCGCAGGTGAAGGAGCATGTCGCTGGTGAGATGAAACAGCGTTTGCAACGGGTCCTTCCCCATGTAAAGGAACAATTTTTGCTGGAGTTCATGACGAACCGAACCTATGGGCCGGTTGATCTGGAATATTACCAGGAGCTGTTTGATCTGGAACTTGAAGATACAGAAGTTCGGTTACTGCTGTTCCGAATTGCAGATGAACATGATTACAGTCATTTATTTGCCATCAAAAATATCGCCAGTGATCTGCTCCCACATGTACTGTTAAGCACAACCATTGAAGGCAAACTCCTCATTCTGCTCGCGGATTCAGTTGATCCGGCTGGACTGAACGAGAATATTGAAGAGGTTCGGGCTGCATTTACCAGACTATATAAATTGGAAGTGACCGCTGCGCTGAGTGAAGCAGATCGAATGATCCAGTCTCGGCGATTATTCCGTGAGGCATTACAATATTTGAATCATCGCTTCTTTATCGGTGAAGGCAAGTTGATTACCAAGAACGATCTGGTCCTGGCCGGAGAATGCGACGGGTTGCATGTAGAACAGGATGCCGAGCAGTTGTGTCAGTTGATCAAATCGGGCAATAGCGAGGAAACAGCCGCAGTGGTTGATCGTCTTTTCGATCTGTTATCGGGTCAGCAGTTGGAGATTGAGGTGACACGTTCGTATGTAGTGCAGCTGTACTCGGCGATGATTCATGTCTGTCCTCCTGAAGAGGCAACAGAATTTACTCAGCGTATGGCAGAGTTGCCCCATATGGACACGTTATCTGCTTTGAAGTCTTTTGTAGCGAGCAGTGCAGCCCGGTTAACCTCTGGTTATTACAAAAATCATATAAGTCGCCAGTCTTCAGCCGTGGAGAAGATGATGGACATCGTGGATCGTCATTATGGAGAGGCAGATCTTTCACTCAATGGAGTCGCCCATCAAATGTTGTATATGAATCCGGATTACCTCGGTAAAATTTTCAAAAAAGTCACGGGAGAGAATTTCTCCAACTACGTGAATCGTCTGCGCATTGAACGAGCATGTGATCATATTCGCAGAGGCGGGGATGTGAAAGTGTTTGAGCTTGCTGAATTGTTCGGATTTGGTGGGAATTCACAATATTTCAGTCAGGTGTTCAAAAAGTGGACCGGTATGACACCTACGGAATTCCGCAGGATCGGCATATAA